tcttggcatgatgtctagcttttgaggtgcttttggtctacttctctgtgtcaggtagctcctatttaagtgatttcttgattgaaacaggtgtggcagtaatcaggcctgggggtgactacagaaattgatattgaaattgaaaattgacattgataaaccacagttaagttattttttaacaaggggggcaatcactttttcacacagggccatgtagatttggagttttttttctcccttaataacgtaaaccttcatttaaaaactgcattttgtgttcaattatgttatctttgactaatagttaacggtttttgatgagcagaaacatttaagtgtgacaaacatgcaaaagaataagaaatcaggaagggggcaaatagtttttcacaccactgtatgtaggTTTTAAGGTGCCGATGGAAGATAATTCTCCCGCCAGGGATTAAGATCCAAACATTCATCTGGTTGTAGACATATAGGAGGATCATCCTTAACATTGTGTTCATTATGCTTAGAACTCTTAAGCCATGAAGATGCAACAACAATGAACGACTTGAAAACACTAGTTCAGCACCTGTACAGCACGTTGCGCATTGAAGAACATCAGCTCAACAAAGAACGGGAGCTAAATGGGCGGTTAGAGGATCTCCGGGGGCAGCTAGAACCTCTAGAGAAAGTATGTACTAAATATACATGTTCTTCCCAACCATTATTGCTTGCACTGTGTAGTtattctagatcaggggtcccagacctttttaacttgtgagccactctcagatgtaaaaaagtgttggtgagccacacaagcattaaaagaGTTCTTTGGGaatgctatttggtagccccatgtggactgttagCCTACAGGAGgtcctgcttggagtaaaactgtgtctttgtgctttcaaaacttacctccaagcctgaaatttaaaaatgggcacctactggtttgggatcactgttgtagatgTTTTGTGCTGAAAGGGTATACATTCAAGAACCATAGAAAAATAACAGGAACCTTCTATTTTTGATACACATATGTATCATCCTTAATTGTCATACTGAATGAATCCTAGCAATGCATTGCAGTTTGTGCAACTCGGTAACTCAAAGTATGGATATGTTGTTGCTCTGTGGACAGTGCAAGTAATTattatctgggttttttttttttctccagctgCGTCAGGAGATAGGCCGACGAGCAGAAAAGCGAACCACGTGGGTTCTGTGGGGTGGACTGgcatatatggctacacagtttGGTATTCTCGCCCGCCTGACATGGTGGGAATACTCCTGGGATATTATGGAGCCTGTCACATACTTTATTACCTATGGGAGCGCCATGGCAATGTATGCCTACTTTGTACTAACACGCCAGGTAAGACCAAGGCAGAGAAAATAGTGGCTTAATTAGGAAAGTTATACTTAGTGCACCAATTGCACTAATTGGTCACGTgagttttttctatatttaagctggccatacattaaaagaATTCACTTGTTTGGTGATGTTGCCAAACAAGGTGATCTCTCCGTAATATCAGACTCTAATACAGGCCATCAgggtgaggaccgcatcaacaagccaatgtggttaTCGCTctgacaagatttttttttttttgtcgcagcacCTTATGCATAGGCAGTCAAGCTGCTGACTCAAACTGAAGGAgctgaatcagcagctaaaatcttccTCCATGATtggatgttgtttttttttgtatctgaccATCTCTGAAAAGTATAAATGTAGCTTATCTAAAAGTAGGGTtgccttttattttcctttatcctatttcctttatttattttcctccattttatattttccttttttgcctattgttttaattactaaaaatctgtgatttttgttatttcttaagccaGAGAAActgaaactactccatgtttggtctttgTTAATAGATTTCTTTTATACAACCCCACCCCTCACCCTTTGTTTTGTCTACCTCGTAAGAACCAAACATGGGAGTAACTTCAGTGTCCCTGTTAGCTCtgttagctcaagaaataaaaaccgtagatttttttgtgtgtctgtgattaaaacaacaggcaaaaagtatgttcattgctctcatgttgaacaaggggtatacTGGCCCTTTATTCTTAGTTAGCTTATCTTTGTATCTATATACGTTTTGACTGTGTgatagttagggaatgggtaGACCATTTTCGTATGGATTGGTGCATTCCACTAATTTGAGCGCATTTGTGACAGTCTTCCATTCAATTTTGTTGGAGTGACAGAGAAGGAGTATATAATGTTTGAATCTGGTTTTATTTTCTGACACTGGAGAACTTTTAATAGACACCAACGGTCAGTTCAGCACAGCTCCTTGCAGATCATAGTCTCTTCCTGTGGTACTATCATGTGACCATAAAAGTGTTCAAGAAGAATAACACTGAATACAACGCTTCCAATaatctgtccctttttatttGTAAGTTTCTCTTTAAATTCTTCAGTGCAAAGATGCTGCAAAAAATCTGATTTAGCAGAACTGTCTGCCTGTAATCCTTTCTGATATTGTATTAATATCACTCTCTGGCCCGGGGGTTGTGTTGTTCTTTGTAATCATCTGCTTTAAAATGTTTGGcctgacttttttttctcaaagcAAGAGACTTCCTTTCTCTTTGCAGGAATATATCTATCCAGATGCCAGAGACAGACAGTACTTACACTTTTTCCATAAAGGAGCCAAAAAGACAAGTTTTGATTTAGAAGAATATAATCGACTCAAGAATGCAATTACTCAGGTATGGGATTACCGGTACCCAAGCCCGGCTCTTGTCAGGAAGGACATACAACCATTTTAAAATGGGTGTGGGGCCCTTATTAGCAAGCCTTTCAAGGCCAGCATAGTTAGGCTCACAGTGTTGAggaccatttttttcttttaaatgtattcCCTTAAATGGGAACTcctcccaaacacaacttaagctttttataaagtaaacataatttcaaacaacttaattaaaaaatacacagccttttcacagttacctaagcctagtcccctgactactttgagactaaaataaaatgtaacagtatcctgcatcctccaaatcccacagtgcaatgcattgtgggttatgtagttcatcaatgtaacatcagtgttttagcccTTCCTCTGCTGCCAGGATTTCATaagatgcagaaagaaaaaaacggttttgcagctggatttcagcacataaaatgaaatggtatttatttatacttttgaaggaacaaattacaaTGATTTTAAGTGCTGGTTTAGTATAATTTTTGaccaaatgtaactgtattttccCATTTCTTACAGGCCGAGGTGGACCTTAAGAGACTGCGTGACCCTTTGCAAATGCAACTCCCCATCCAACAAATTGATGCTAAAGATTGATCTTCATCATATCTCTAATCCCCAGCCAAACCTGTGGATATCAATTGCCTTTGAATTAAAAGCATTACAGGTGGTAGCTGGGACATGGTATTGGGATGAgcatttacttttttcttttttttttttttttactttatagtaAATGTTATACAAATGGAGAAGAAGGTAAAAAGGAAAATTAATGAGCATAAGAGGCCTTGACAATGCCTCTCCGAAAGGGCTGTGGCATATTGTCTTACTCAAACTGTAGCTATCTTTTTATTTGTCTGTGGATGAAAATGCATTAGTATATATATGGTTGAGGGGTTTGAACAAAttacaatgttttatttaatttttcttttccGTTTTACTTTTGAGTTCATGTTTTTATTTGGTAAGGTTAAGTCCGTGGCAGAGTGCCTGTAAACACATCTGAATTTTAGGTCTGCCAAGCCAGTGGGGGCACAGCAGAAACAACAAAGTAGTGCACAATGAATGGCATTGGGAAAATGCTGGACCAGAAGTAACCTCAAAAATACAATAACCTCTGCTTTTTAGAGGGATTTGTTGCAGTGGCATTGAGGCACTGTTATGCCTTTCTGTTCTTTAATCTCCAGGTTCATGCACATGCCTTTTCCATGCAACACCGTCCAATTTTAAGTCCCAAACACAGTGAAAACTATCTGCTATGCATTTTAGGGAAACGCATGTGATTTTCTAGTGATCACATTCTGAGTGTTCCTCAGTCCCTCCCATTGCCCTGGCTGATTACCCCAGTGGCTGAATGCATGATAGGTTTATGTATGTTCTTTTGGGAGGAAGCTGTTCCACTGTCCTGTGCACTTAGTAGGTGGACCAGTTGGGTAGCGATTCAAACTTGCATGAATGTATAAAGGAGCATCACCAATTCTAAAGCGATAACCAGTAATTGTTTTTATGGTCTAGCTCTTTCCACTGGTCCCTAATGAGCTATTTCCTTCAGAAATATCTCTCTTGGGTTTTCCAGACTTCTAGCTTTGTCCATGTACTCTCCTGACTACATATCACAGATGAAGTTTAGTGTGGCAAGACCTTGAGCTCTAACCTCTATCTTTGTTCCAAAGATTTTAGGggaatacattttctttatttttgtattgttcCTTTGGAATACGCTGCTCTTCCACAGACTTTCTATATCGAAATGGTGCAGTCTCTCGTTCCAGCTAAACTGTGGCTGGACATTTTGGGGAGGGTTGGCATGATGGGTACAGAGGGAGGTTGGGGCTACATGTTAACTTTACAGAGACACTTTTTCTAAGCACTCCCCACTGTGAAAGGCTCCTACTTCAGGAATAGAATTGCAGAACTAAAGAAGTGAAGCCAGATGACTGGTGCCTTGCAAAAATTGAAATGGAGAGAGGAGATCCAGTCACCTTACTGAGGACTCCATGCTGGCCTTACTAGGCCATAGGTGACACAACGCTGCAGTCCGATAACTGCTGAAAATGCAGCTCTACTTGCTGATGGAatgaatgttttctatatttttcttttttttttttttttttatacccatCTTTCATTGTCTTTCATACATATTCACATAGTTATATGGTGAACACCTAAAAGCAATTATGAGATTATGGCAACTAGGCTTTGGTGCATCTCACTGCATTTAATCCCTGTGCTGTTTACAGCTTGTACTCAGATGATTATTACTCTGGTGCTTGCACCATCTGTTTTGAAGTGATCAGTTCAGACAATCATGTTCATCAAGTGTCCCCCAAACTGCGGAGACACCAATTTTctgccaaaaaaaagttaaagggaAAGTCTTATTAGCTCAGCAATGTTAGTCTCTCAATGTGATGCCCTGTTTCTAACAATTGAAATAACCCTTTATGACTGGATAATGTTGGTCTCTTTAAACACTAAAGAAATTGGATTTTGTTTTGAACATTTGCATTCAGTTTGTGCTGAATGAGCTGGGAATATATGCACTTTGCTAGCACCTTCAGCAAGAAAGTTCATTTTTTGTTCTGCAAAAAGGTCTCAAAGAAGTGTAGTAAAGATGTCATTGTATTCAAAAGGGTTGGTGTGTGGGTGTATGCGCGGGGAGGTTTGGAGCATGGAGGAATGTCCTATCAATAAGCAAAATATTAAAGATGTGTAAAATCCTGTATCATTTATGAAatatgtataaaagaaaaaaatgtaattctgcaacaataaacacacaatttttgGAAGCCTGAGGTGTATGTATGTGTTATTGCAATAGCTATGGCTGTATGACTCTATGTAGTGCAATCAAGCTATTCACTTCTACAGTGTActgtataataatgtattatttatagaAGCCTCAGGGACATGTGCCAAAGAACTGAACTCATAGAAACCTCCTTGAAACATTTGTCTTTTGCTTCTATTTTATAACATGCCAAATGCTGACAAATAAGTATCTATAGCaaagctctgtgctgctgtgaAGCTGCTAAACATTTAGCTGCTCTGGGGCCTAGAGCTTTGTTGGCCTGGCTTCCCAATCACCAAACTGTGTGCATGTCTTTAAACATAAAACCAGGAATAGAAAGTGTGgggcttaggggcatatttatgaatagCAGCACGTCGGTATACAAAATGGGCAACTAACAAAACAATATGGCATGTAAAAAAGCATACCAGTGTAACAATGTCAAATGTAGCCCCTGTACTAGCTCAGTTTGGAAACTAGATGATTGCACACatgggggttgattcactaaaggtctaaGTTTTATtgaatgcttttttgcattaaaattgacgcggaaaaaacgtgcaattcgctaaagtattaacgcatgcgttaagtcacatcgCGTGCGTTAAACTTCGTGCTACCACATtcgttcatttttatttttgtgcaccAAAATAACacacgttttatcgacctttagtgaatcaaccctatggtatgCTTTATACAGTTGCCTTGTTTGCCTTATATTTCAAGCATTTGTAttgaaagaaatatatttattttacaaaattgcTGTCCATCTTTTTTTGCAAGCTGCATGAAGAGCAAATTTATTAAGCATTATGTCCTCCGCATTCCATACTAATGATGGACCGTTAGTGTTATAGTAACAATGCCTCATAGCAAATTTGTCATTTCAGTTCAGACCTGACTTAAATTCATAACCATGACCAATTATTTCATTTCTCAGAAAAACAAACCCTACACTGAACAACAGCCCTATTTCTTCAACTGTGATGTGTTACACTATTTGAAAGTggctgtccaacatctcattctgaAACCAAGAGTATTAGTATGGGGTTGGCCCCCTCTCTGCTGTGATAACAACCTCTCCACTAGATGTTACAACATTGCTGGTTCTTCCATTCAGCCTTAGACgctgaggttgggcactgatttTGCACAATTAGGCCTAACTGACTTGACATTCCTGTTTTACACcttagggttgggttgggttgAGGTCAAGGCTCTGTGCAGGCCAACAAGTCACTTAAGTCAAGGAACCAATGGCACTAGCCCAGTATATTAAAAACAGTACAAGACtgatttcaattttcaaatggAGTTTTCAAAATTTGTGGCTGAATTGAGATTGAGGGTCTGAGTGGAGTTTTGACTGGACCATTGCAGGAGAGTCCCATAATTTGGCCTTGTTTTTAGAATCATTGTCCTGTTATTTTTGTAACAAACTGAAAAAGGTTCACTTGCAGTAGTCTGCCCAGAGTTCAAAGTAATAGGTTGGTTTCATCTGACAGCAAAATATTTGTTCTACTTCTTAACATGTCACTTTCTTACTTGCACATAGTTCTCTTTGAGTAATGACTTCTTTTACATCATTATCCCATACAGTCCTTATAAGGTGCAGCGATTTAAATggtttattcattcattcatttaagTATGGTAGTGT
The sequence above is a segment of the Xenopus tropicalis strain Nigerian chromosome 7, UCB_Xtro_10.0, whole genome shotgun sequence genome. Coding sequences within it:
- the mcu gene encoding calcium uniporter protein, mitochondrial; translation: MAASAGRSRLLLLSRSSGGGLTAGFPGLGVTRHRPHRTVHQRHPAWLSQRVVFCSTVSPSDDVTVVYQNGLPVISVSLPSRHERCRFTLKPISDSVGVFLQQLQQEDRGIDRVAIYSTDGTRVASSTGIEILLLDDFKLSINDKTYYVQPPKRELLSHEDATTMNDLKTLVQHLYSTLRIEEHQLNKERELNGRLEDLRGQLEPLEKLRQEIGRRAEKRTTWVLWGGLAYMATQFGILARLTWWEYSWDIMEPVTYFITYGSAMAMYAYFVLTRQEYIYPDARDRQYLHFFHKGAKKTSFDLEEYNRLKNAITQAEVDLKRLRDPLQMQLPIQQIDAKD